Proteins from a single region of Oreochromis niloticus isolate F11D_XX linkage group LG7, O_niloticus_UMD_NMBU, whole genome shotgun sequence:
- the LOC109202801 gene encoding uncharacterized protein LOC109202801 isoform X1 — MNHYTSGVILYGERELIRRQSLSKVNFDNYRAILSFVNIGNIHWKFLYINADDSCLYLVDPSRNSLEQEESDRAAKRFREYFKMRRTCYNKTDWVNVRLRGGVLTHPFQRDGSSCGVMVIMMAKAVMEAFPNKPEMTFLTTKKEMAQARRTFAQTILEASVLVFDSDTNCAMCATAKPPNPGPSITDWIQCDNCNCWFHSECLDMTNEQLSSAQKTEWKCVLCVT, encoded by the exons ATGAACCACTACACGAgcggtgtgatcctctatggaGAGAGAGAACTAATCAGGAGACAAAGCTTGTCCAAG GTGAACTTTGACAACTATCGAGCCATTTTATCCTTTGTGAACATTGGAAATATACACTGGAAGTTTCTG TACATAAATGCAGATGACAGCTGTCTGTATTTGGTCGATCCTTCAAGAAACTCTTTGGAGCAGGAAGAGTCTGACCGTGCAGCCAAAAGATTCCG TGAATACTTCAAAATGAGAAGGACATGCTACAACAAAACAGACTGGGTGAATGTGAGACTTCGAGGAGGAGTACTGACACATCCATTTCAACGTGATGGTTCTAGCTGCGGAGTAATGGTCATCATG atGGCCAAAGCAGTAATGGAAGCATTCCCAAATAAACCAGAAATGACATTTTTGACGACAAAAAAAGAGATGGCCCAGGCACGAAGGACATTTGCACAGACAATACTTGAGGCCTCAG ttttagtaTTTGACAGTGACACCAACTGTGCCATGTGTGCAACAGCGAAACCACCCAATCCAGGACCCTCCATCACTGACTGG ATCCAGTGTGATAACTGCAACTGCTGGTTCCATTCTGAATGCCTGGACATGACAAATGAACAGCTCAGCAGCGCTCAGAAGACAGAGTGGAAGTGTGTGCTTTGTGTAACCTAA
- the LOC109202801 gene encoding uncharacterized protein LOC109202801 isoform X2, whose amino-acid sequence MNHYTSGVILYGERELIRRQSLSKVNFDNYRAILSFVNIGNIHWKFLYINADDSCLYLVDPSRNSLEQEESDRAAKRFREYFKMRRTCYNKTDWVNVRLRGGVLTHPFQRDGSSCGVMVIMMAKAVMEAFPNKPEMTFLTTKKEMAQARRTFAQTILEASVFDSDTNCAMCATAKPPNPGPSITDWIQCDNCNCWFHSECLDMTNEQLSSAQKTEWKCVLCVT is encoded by the exons ATGAACCACTACACGAgcggtgtgatcctctatggaGAGAGAGAACTAATCAGGAGACAAAGCTTGTCCAAG GTGAACTTTGACAACTATCGAGCCATTTTATCCTTTGTGAACATTGGAAATATACACTGGAAGTTTCTG TACATAAATGCAGATGACAGCTGTCTGTATTTGGTCGATCCTTCAAGAAACTCTTTGGAGCAGGAAGAGTCTGACCGTGCAGCCAAAAGATTCCG TGAATACTTCAAAATGAGAAGGACATGCTACAACAAAACAGACTGGGTGAATGTGAGACTTCGAGGAGGAGTACTGACACATCCATTTCAACGTGATGGTTCTAGCTGCGGAGTAATGGTCATCATG atGGCCAAAGCAGTAATGGAAGCATTCCCAAATAAACCAGAAATGACATTTTTGACGACAAAAAAAGAGATGGCCCAGGCACGAAGGACATTTGCACAGACAATACTTGAGGCCTCAG taTTTGACAGTGACACCAACTGTGCCATGTGTGCAACAGCGAAACCACCCAATCCAGGACCCTCCATCACTGACTGG ATCCAGTGTGATAACTGCAACTGCTGGTTCCATTCTGAATGCCTGGACATGACAAATGAACAGCTCAGCAGCGCTCAGAAGACAGAGTGGAAGTGTGTGCTTTGTGTAACCTAA